In Nicotiana tabacum cultivar K326 chromosome 17, ASM71507v2, whole genome shotgun sequence, one DNA window encodes the following:
- the LOC142171769 gene encoding uncharacterized protein LOC142171769 has product MEDLMKGFIIKIDERLDAHVVSIKELGTSFRILERQVGQLAKILSERVPGTLPADTERNHKETVNILANQTTLIPVGIVEDALVRVDKFVLPVHFIVVKMEENKEVPLILGRPLLETGIAILDIQERKLMLRVGEKTITIKMDVEMG; this is encoded by the exons ATGGAAGATCTAATGAAGGGCTTCATTATCAAGATAGATGAAAGGCTGGACGCTCATGTTGTATCTATCAAGGAGCTGGGCACATCTTTTCGAATCCTGGAGAGACAGGTTGGGCAACTTGCAAAAATATTATCTGAGAGGGTTCCAGGAACTCTCCCTGCTGATACTGAGAGAAATCACAAAGAAACAGTGAATATT CTGGCAAACCAAACAACTCTAATACCCgtggggatagtggaagatgctttagttcgggtggataagttcgtattACCTGTACATTTTATAGTGGTGAAaatggaggagaacaaggaggtccccctcattCTAGGAAGACCATTATTAGAAACTGGCATAGCTATCTTAGATATACAAGaaagaaaactcatgcttagagtgggtgagaaGACTATAACTATCAAGATGGATGTAGAAATGGGGTAG